TATTACTGTGAACAATTATGATAAAATGCCAAcagttatctggtaatctgatcCCTACAGCTTTGATGTCATTACTTACTGACTGAGTGAATTTTGTGTTATGCTacttgcagcaatatcatggcaggggacctcagaaatgggctccacaaattatacccatgtttgtaatcaaacTCAGGACTATGGTAtggtgagcaaacactttaaccactgcacTACTACACCTCTCCTTTACTGTTACTGAATTCAAGTGCTGCTATTTCTGTTGGATTACTGAAGGTATCTTCCACAATTTAcctaaataataacaaaattatCCCAAATTGTGTGAGTCTGAGTTTCAACTATCCATATTCTGAACAAttgatttaagagatgttaacctacCTGCATCAGGTGCAACTTAAGATAGAAACCTAGTTGCACAagccaaattccagttgcaGTGTAGTGTGTTAAAACATCAGAGTTTTAGGTTAACATATTTCCGTGATGTAGCACCTGTGCaaccatagcaacacagagacacagctgATCCCTGTATACAAGAGCTGTCATAGCTGAAACGTGTTTGTAGATAGCAGTGTTTCTGTGCCATAGCTAGTCACGTTTAGAAGTAAAATGAGCTGACATAATTAAACTTAAATTGTTAGATTTAGTGTTGATTTATTTCTCCAAAACTGTCTTCCACCTGGTGCAAGTTTGACTAATAATTAGGTTATGTAATATTGGGTTGTACCAGTGCAAGTAAAAATGCACTACATCAAACACTTAAAATTCGTATGTTTAGTGGGTGAAGACAGAAAGAATTTGCATGGGTTATTCAAAGATGCATTCATTGTTTTGGTTGAAACAGCAGTGTGGTAAATATGTATAGGTTTTGTGAAGTGTGAAAGGAAGATTGTCAGAAAATAAACCAGAATAATTTCACTGAATCTGTATTTTTGTGTTTCCTTGATATCTTCATTACAAAAGAATGCTGTCAATATTACATCACCAGACAGCTTTCATGACAGTTCTATTGTGCAGAAAACACAGTTAGAAACAGAAATAAACCCAATTAGGAACCATTCATAAATTATGGCTAGAGGGGATGATGATCACATATGGTGTagcatgtacaatgtgcatGCCTCAACTCAGTGTGTGTCAATGCTCATGCACTCATCCACCAGTCGTCCTGGCCAAGTTAATGGTTCACTGTCTGGCTAAGTGAAGATggaaaacccatgcttgtagtgaaAGGTCGGGTGATCTGACTCGCTGTCTTGTCACGGTGACTCATATGATCGTTTCCAAACTTTGTacattaatgctcatgctgttgatcactgaggggtccagacgcgattatttacagactgccgtcatatactCGTAGCTCGAATATTTccgagtgcagcgttaaacatcAGGTGACAAGAAATAAAAACGTTACTATCCATTAAAATTTAAAAGTGTCATGTTCTTCCAACTCAAAATGCTTGTCAAAGACATGCCGCCTAACAATTTACTTCAACTATAACGGCTTTCCACGCTCGGAACAAAGGTCGTTTAAAGGTTCACCATATCTTTATCTCGCTGTACACACGCACCTGTCTCAGTGGACGTGAATGGTTGGCACCAAAGAACGCTTATCTGTGAAACAAAATGGCGTCCCTGTATTACTACCTCGTCTTGACAACACTTCTTCTAACCAGTAGACTGTGCCCGGTTTGTACGGAGAAGGTACTTGGTGAAACTATGGATGAGGAATTCGACTTTGATGGTCTTCCCGGCGTTCAGCATGAATTCAAAGTGGAAGTAGCGGCGGGGAAGGAAGACTGTTTTTATCAGTTTGCTGCGGAGGGAAGTAAACTTTATGTTTCCTTTAACGTACGTAGCATTGGCGGTATTCGTGAAATATGTATAAATGAAAACACCATTGTGTCGACGTTGATGAAACCATAGTGAACAGTTCGAATTATCCGAGGTTGGACACAAAAGCTAAATGATGACTGAAAATGAAACCTCGACATATCAGCGTAAGACATAATGGTGTATGTCGAAATGAAGCCACGACTGCGGTTATGGGCCGTTTCAAACAATTGTTTGGTTGAGCTATTATTActttattatattatttctaTATGGAATAATTAGGGATGAACATTTTGTTTCGAAAGAGACGTAACTTCGAAAATTCAGTGTTCGACACAACGGCGTATgtcagtatattatttgtacaCTCAACGGTAAAAGTTATGAAATAGAAATTCTGATTTAGGTATGTCTAAATGATCATGGACCGTTTCAAACAGTTGGGTGGTTGAACTTTTATCATTTATGTTCCAATGAATATTTCGCTGCAGATATTTTCTGTGAAGCCTGTCGTCAAGGACCACTAAACACtacgttaaaggtcacatgcaaccaaaaaatcaaacataattaaaacacaattactaCTTATTCgtgacatgtaatatacattgctgcttgtaaaaaaaacccaaataaacaaaattataagcgtgcaatcgcgattcaatagtgcaatattttgcaccgaacccagtcatagcgggtggatgtgcactcaagtgtaacgacggcttccgattgactggttcatttgctgatacgccgagggctcatagtgtgttcagaaaggcattttagaagtatggtgagtctCAAGACAGTaagatttttttatggataacaacttcttttattgtacttgatgcgtcctTTCAGTGTGAATTCATatatcgttgtcaaacaaaatcatatacactaggagaagttgttatccataaagaatgtatgtagagatgttgggttttgtaaatacatgttctctgaatttgcgttcgatccagtCAAAAATCAACTCAGCAGAGAtgtgaactactggaaactgtcattcgtaaaagtacaaagcaggacttgaaactgacaagagtttgcacatgTTTCCgttagatccagtcatccgagaaaaacggatgtacatgtagtttccttgcaacccacagacataaatacatgtcatgtgtacatgtatcacacctgcctaattacataatgtggcagagacaggactcgggtgcacgagtcataaatcaaattattttgtttatgacgTATAacgttaagtttaaattgcatgtggtcaaagaTTGAATCTTATATGGCacattgtctttagcagacaggcaggcagacatataggtgtcaataaaccagacattgagctttctctgtgacaggctgcttcccacaatcaacaagtttttttatgtaacgagtagattatttacttgattGAGTGCACAACCAAGataagactactgctcacgacctcatactccgggcatgcacaTAATTTCAagttccgcgaacctattcgatgagcatgcgttatgggcgcccAACGCTgagggaaatttagtgaatcgtttgaactccgatttctcGGGCTTTTTTCCATCGCTTTTttatttcaactttataggctgaattggcattttgatgatttgtttcgataACTGCATGCCGAAAGgtgtcagaatctgcaaagttgtgttttacgttacatgtgacctttaagtagtTGGTCTTTGATCTTTAAATAATTACCAATAGGAACTCTAGTGTATGTTGATATTGTCAGGCTTTATCGCTGAGGCGTCAGAAGATATTTTAGCTTGGGAGTTCTTATCACTTTATGACGAGAAACATGATCACAGTCGTTCGCTTTTGAGGGTAGTCCCCGTAGAATAGGGCTGGGATGGGTAGGGAAAAATGGAATCAAGTACCCGCATGTACTTGTCCGAATCGGAATCGAGTAACGGAAATGTAAGAAATTCATTTCGGTCAGCTTTATgaatattcactcactatttgACAGATtatcaaataaaaaaacaaaacaaaacaaaaaaacttgaGAGGATGACAAGAATACATTGCTATTTAATTTAcatctgttaaaccagggagcCAATATAGagattgtagattatccctggtttaactaATATAGTCTAACTAACACTATTACTTATATTCCTCGTTAAAACACAGAGCGCTTCGTTCCTGTTGTTACTGTATCTTGACTACTCACTACACAGAGAATTACAGTCGTTAATAACAACCGCCATTAATCAAACAATACCAATGATATAAATAGGCGTTATACGTCAATACTGAAAAAAGACAGAATTTTTATCTGCCCTTGTCATtacagagttctctccctttctgGGTACTCAATCCTTAGAAAAACACTCGATTCCAGCTGTACACGACCCGGGTCGAGTACCCGAGTCCCAGTACTAATCAGAACCCCCTTTCGAAAATTCATGGTTCCACCAATGACCATTGAACTCATTCACAATTGTCTGGGCGTCCATTCACAAATTACTGAGATGATCGTAAGTTACTAATGTAATCTTCGTGCAATGTTAAGGACTGGAAGTAaatgttaaccttagtaaaggttgctttgggAAAGGAGACCCTGGGCTCTGTGGCAAGATTTCACGACAGCAGCGGTTCATTCACATGCTCCAATAGATAAGATAACGCGACCTGATTCCCCAAAGCGTTCTTGTCCCATGCGATGTGAACGGGTTGAAGAGTACTGAAGAGTACAGACTGTTGCATTTAGTAGTTGCACGTTAGAGTTTTCTGATAGTTTTGAAGaccatatattttttcaaacctGAATGTTTCCTTGTCGGAAAATAATAAAAGCAGTCAAGTTTAtcaattgtgtgtgtgtgtgtgtgtgtgtgtgtgtgtgtgtgtgtgtgtgagagagagagagagagagtgtgtgtgtgtgtgtgtgatattttatcatatatatataactaactttttattgtgttcattaaaatgtgCAAACGTTTGTAAGATCCGctacgcggattcatacagtttgcacattggttttcagtttcatacctcaatgcaaccAAAGAAccacacagtcaatccttaattCAATGCAAACGTAATGCTTGAATACGTATAATGTGGCCTTGGAGGAAGACCTGCAGCATTAcgagtgttttaagtgaaaacACCTGGTATGCAGAGATCTCGAATTTCAAATAATATGCCAATTTCGAAGGTTTGCTTCAACTATATAATCTATATTTCGGTCAGTGTCACCGAGTAAATACCGAACGTGAGTAAAGGCAATATCCGACCTGATTTAAGTGAACTAAAATGTTTCGTGAATCCAGTACCATATATAAATAATTTTAGTATTTAAGTCAGAGGTGTGAAACTATCACAGAGATATTTAGTAGATCATTTCCTGTACACGATTTCTTATAAGGGAGTATAAGGGCGTTTGGTTTTCAAACAAAGTCGGATACATTCTTTTCTTTTGCCTAATACGGAGACATTCACCATACGAAGGGGTTAAAAAAAGCCCAGAAAAGTTGTATATACAGTTGTCACAATCTCACTCAAAGTTAAGCTTTTAacgttttatttgttgtttacgtAATCCCTACTTAGTAATGtttcggggcggtggggtagccttgtagttaaGCGTCCGCccttcacaccgaagacccgggttcagtgtgtgaagactctttctggtgtccccgtcgtgatattgctggaatatacagGGCTGTTTcagaaagcggcgtaaaaccatactctctcactAACAGCAATGTTTCGCCTTGTACATAattcaatctggaccagataaactAGTGATCGATGTTGTCAGTAGCGGCAGGAATACAGGGACTTCCAACGAACACACCTATCCCAAAACATCGGATCTGTCTCACGACAAGCTATTCGGGACCAAATTCTGTCTGGAATCCCACCGAAAAGCTATTAACAAGCTTAAGGTAATGTGAACCATGTTTCATTCAGGTCTTGAGGGGCGGCGACAGAAACATCAACTTCTTCCTCATCGACCAGAACCATGCCGTGATAGACGCCCACTACGAAAAACCAGACGCCATGGTGGAGGCAGACGTCAAGGAAAAAGGTAATATCCATTGGACCCTGAAGGTAACAAAATCGATAACCTGGGCCCCGGTTTACTATCTAGCCTCCCTAGTATATAACATGTAAAGTGCATCACAGAAATACGGCGACATGATCGAAAACCGGACAATTACTCTCATCAAacaatatattgtattttaaagGTTTCACAAGAATCAAAAGCTTTTATTCATGTGTCCGATGTGCATATGGGGCATATACGCAGGTGTTCCGTTGGGATTTGTTGGTTTTTATTAAATCattaaatcgccaaagaccgagttgctgaTCCGGGTTAGTATTTATCCTCAGAAACCCATGCgctttgacttggttgacacatgtcatggtatcccaattgcgcagatcgatgctcatgctgttgatcactggattgtgtggtccagactcgagtttTTCAACTGAGTGCGGCAAAAATCTAAACACACTTACCCGTTTTCACGTCATTCGATGATTTATAGAACCCAGAAATTATTGTATAAACAAATTACTATTGCAATagggatttgttttgtttgtagtcaTTTCTTAAGATTATGAAAAGTGTGTGTGGATATGTTTACATCGAGTGTTGGTTGTGCAGAGGTGTTATGACGTGTTCCACCGAGGTGTTATGACGTGTTCTACAGAAGTGTTATGACGTGTTCCGCAGAGGTGTTATGGTGTGTTCCACAGAGGTGTTATGACGTGTTCCACAGAGGTGGTATGACGTGTTCCGCAGAGGTGTTATGACGTGTTCCACAGAGGTGGTATGACGTGTTCCGCAGAGGTGTTATGACGTGTTCCACAGAGGTGGTATGACGTGTTCCGCAGAGGTGTTATGACGTGTTCCACAGAAGTGTTATGACGTGTTCTGCAGAGGTGTTATGACGTGTTCCACAGAAGTGTTATGACGTGTTCCGCAGAGGTGTTATGACGTGTTCCACAGAGGTGGTATGACGTGTTCCGCAGAGGTGTTATGACGTGTTCCACAGAAGTGTTATGACGTGTTCCGCAGAGGTTTTATGACGTGTTCCACAGAAGTGTTATGACGTGTTCCACAGAGGTGTTATGACGTGTTCCAGGCTACTACCAGGTCTGTTTCGACAACACACAGAGCAGGTACAGCAGCAAGTTGGTGTACTTCTACGTGGTGACCATCATTATGGACAAATGGACCCAGTATATGAGTGACGTGGCTGAGATTCAGGACCTGACTGTCAATCTATCCGTGAGTATAGTGGGGTGTTTAACGCCACTTTGAGTgaatgactgagtttggttttacccccttttagcaacattccaacaatatgacggcggaggacaccagaaatggcttcacatatggtatccatgtggggaatcgaacccgggttttcggagTGActagtgaacgctttaaccactagtctacccctcCCTCCGCCACTTTGAGAAGCGTGAGAGTTCTATCAATGAACATCATTGAATGTTTACCATAAAACTGAACCCTCAACACACCGATATTCAAACCTCGGGTACGTTCAAAGGACGGCACTCTTGAAACCTGTTGAATAATTCACTATCCGTGATAGGGGCGGTTAGGTAgtctagttgttaaagtgtccCCTCGTCACACCGAGGggccggattcgattccccacagatgggtaaaatgtgtaaaaGCCGATGTGCCAAGtgacattgttggaatgttgctgacatCATCTATGATTCATGGCCaggtttcacaaagctctcgtagctcctatactgtaacatagacttaagtaCGATAGTCGTAGCGCCacgacagctttgtgaaaccTGCCCATGATACTTGCGGATACATACTAGTATCACGAGCACTCAACTTACTTTGTGACGTCTACAACTCGAATGTCTTGTAGGATTTGGGACTTCCTCCACTTAACCATCCTGCAACTGATTCTGATGTATGTGTATTTTATAGTTTGAGGTAGCCGCACGAATGCACAAATGTGTTGAAAACAGTTACTTTTACCTGATAAACAAGATTAAAAATTTCTCTCAACACATTTGCTTTCAGACGATACTTGAGGGTGTGGAGCTGTCCCTGACTGATGTGGACAAATACCAGATGCACTCTCGCCTCAACGTCATACGTGACTGGTACCTCCTCAGAGCCAACCAACGCTACGTGGGGTACTGGTCATCAGCCCTGTGTGTTTTAGTCCTGGTGGCGGGGGTGGGGCAGGTGTTCTTCCTGAGGAGGATGTTTAGAATGCCCGTCGTCACCCCCACGTCCAAACCCCGGGCGTGATTGAAGTTTGTGCGTGTATATATTTTAATGGTTGTTACATAAATGTTTTGTCATCGGGAatatgctgagtgagtgagtcagtcagtcagttggtTTTCAACTGTACTAAAGTAATATCTTACCGTGTTTGTTGCGTAAGCGAAAAAAAGCTTTGAGTTGCTAGAATTGGTTGAATAACTCCGATTTAATACAATGTACAAAGAATTGAAGCGCCTCTTCTTTGTGTTACAAGCGATACAATCGCACCTGTTTATGAAGTTAAAGGGGCCGTGATAACCCATCTAAGGGCGCCATGCTTTGTTATACTTTTACGGATGGTTTTGTGAAAGGATGAGACATGTAAGGTATCATCTTGGTTTATAAGTTGTATTGTACTTTCATTTACAATGATACAAACCTTGAACCCATTGGCCACCATTGCGTCGGTCCGGAAGTGATGTCACCACATCAGTCGCGTAGAACTTTGCGTAGTAACTGTTCCTGTTCGGTCCGTAATTTTAATGGACGACTGCTTTTAGCGTCATACTATTTGAAGCCAAAACGAATGCTATGACACCGGATGGGTCCAGTgaagtatcatatgcttttatCTTACtgcacacataaatgtcgctttctgactggctaagcgttcttttattattttcagtgtaatccACTTACAAGCAAGGTGCATTGCAATCTACCCCGCttccaatagcaactcattcggtacttcgtggtagtacttctttaacTCGAATAGCATTGAATTACACATGCTGAGCGGATATTACCGATgctttgcgaatgcaaatcaatgTTAGGGAGTTAACTCTAaaattgtttttcttgtttggtctgcaaaatctagcgattgCTTCGAAAatatttgcctcgcattccaataaatacatgttgacaaaacgttcaaatgttgtccctgtgaatattaagaaaggGATCTACGCCGTGGCGACTTTATGAAAAACTACCTGTCAAAACATCAAGGTCCAGGATTcgaacagttcaaaattaacattgaggtatAAGTTAAATACGTGGCTCCCCGGGGCCAATGGGTTGATATACCCTCGATGTTTCatacgtcatatttgggatttcactttcttagtgttTGTTTATGTGTCCCTCTCCCCATCCCCACATAAATGTGTAGTTCATGTTCCCATCGccctcagggaacataaacaaacatcgagaaTACATCAACTCAtgcccccctcgtgaccagtctACTACTTATaatgtatacacatatacaagCCACTGGATAAGCAAGGATGGTATGTATTCAGAGTGCTTGctcacatatactgaacagcaaggGAAACGCAACTCGAATTtttaatagaagacataaacatgaacgcttacttttatgaactttcattttttcgaaacttgcgtttcttttgctgttcagtatatacaaCTTCCTACATGGAGTGTAGTGTCACTTCATGttgataacaaaataaagtaGACGAATACAAaagtttttattatttttttacatgaCAGAGAGCAAGATAAGATCAGGTAGTTTTGGTGCATGCATCGTACAAACAATATGGTTCTCGAAGGTTCTTGCAATGACGGCGTTGTTGGCTCCCTGTTGCGCCATTCCCACAGCGCTCTCTCTCTTTCCATCTGGCTCAAACGTGGCATAGTTCTTCTGTTTTTCTGTCGACTGCGTTGCTAACGTGTCCCGCACACTGTTTTATGCCGTCATCATGAACGTGCATTTCGTGCCACATCAGAAATTGCGTTTTTTCACTTCTCGCGGCGTTTTTGCGGTTCGTTCccttatttcacattttgtttaagAAAAGTATTCGCTTATCCATGTGTGGGATGGATCAATATGGTTTTATCACTTAATTTTTACTTTTTTGAattttcatgtaatatttttaGGTGGGACTTTTTTTAGCACTAGtttattttaatttgttttcttttatgtCTGGTATAATACCAAAAGCACCGGAATTAGGCAGTTACATAGGGCACCATATCCACAATAAAGCGCATTGCACTTAAAGTGATTTGATCAATATTGCCGCACTAAAACTTGGAGAGGAGGAGATTTGCAAATGTGAAACATCAGTGAtcaaactgattcaaattcTCTATTTTGACCTTTTCTGTGCGTCAGCGCGTTTATTCAGTTTAACACTTTACTTGACCTTTTTTTCTTTGTCGTTTAACgccagactcagcaatattccaggtatatggcgacgGGAAATGGCGATGATAAAAGTCAAGTGGTTGCATATTGAAGTCTTGGTAATTATTTCCCAAATCGTCAAAATTTCCGAAAATTACAAACCTATTACTTTTTACAAAGTCTTATACGCATAAGTGATGACTGAAGAGACTTAATTAAAGTAGGAAAAGATCTTTCTATCTTCAGttacaaaaacattaaaaacgCTATACTCTCTTTAAATTAGTTAATTAGTACCTACagaagaatgatgacaattttaATAGATATACAACTTCATTTATTATGAGAAGCCGACGTTTCCATGATGATTCAGAATGTCGGTCAAAACGTCGGTCACAGACTAAAGgagttttatatctttaaactTGACAACAGTCTTCATCAGCTCAAATGTCCATCAAAGACGTTTAGTAAACATAGTAAGGATGCTTGGCATATTGTGTATGGTTGACCATCATCGACTTTTGTTGTCATCAGCTAATCGCACTGTAGctagttttgatattcatttTAAATCATTTGGAATAGAATCTCAGTTATAAACGTCCGTATAGATTACGTGATGAATTTGCGTTTTATATATGTTATTCGGCATGTCAGGCAAACCAAGTCCTTGTTTTCCATGTTTTTTTGGTAACGATAACGTGGTAACGTGGTATTCACGAATATTGGTTCCGTGGTAACATAGGAGTCGTCAACGCTAAACGGAAGCAACTCTGCTCGTCGACTGGGACAACCAATGATCCTTATAAAGGTAGGTAACTACACAGCTGACTAAGGTAGCATGTAAGTCATGTAAGTAAATATGAACTAACAGGTGGGTATCACGCCGATTTTGTCATGTAAGCCCGAGAGGGTAAAAAACGTCATATTCAGATAGTATCTAGGGCTTGTCCATCCATTTTAGCAGCAATAATGTTTAAGGCCGAGCTTTCTCTTCACAATGATAATTAGGCCCCTGACCATGTATGAATCACTTTGGAACCGTCGCATGATTGTCGTTATCACTGTCCCGTTATCTTACACCACCGGAAATAGACCCTTATCTTCAGATCAAAATGGCGGCGGGGTATAAGTATGGCATTTTATCAGTTCTCCTGTTGACGAACAAAATACTCCTAGTTTCCACAGAAACTGTTTTTGGCCAAAATGCCGATGAGGAATTCGACTTTGATGGCATTCCTGGAGTTCAGCATGAGTTCAAAGTGGAAGTAGCGGCCGGAAGGGAAGAGTGTTTCCATCAGTTCGTCACAGACGGATGCCGACTCTACATCTCATACAGTGTATGTAATGCTTCATGTGATTCTGTAAAGATGGACGGATCTCCatgcaaatatactgagagaaaatgacatgtgaTTCTGTAAAGATGGACGGATCTCCATGCATATATACTGAGAGACAATGACATGTGATTCTGTAAAGATGGACGGATCTCCATGCATATATACTGAGAGACAATGACATGTGATTCTGTAAAGATGGACGGATCTCCATgcatatatactgagagaaaatgacatgtgaTTCTGTAAAGATGGGCGGATCTCCATGCATATATACTGAGAGACAATGACATGTGATTCTGTAAAGTGGGACGGATCTCCATgcatatatactgagagaaaatgacatgtgaTCACGTGAAAGCACAAGTGCTCCTTcattttttccaggtttccagGTATtcgatacaaagcttgtgaagaaacactggaaaaaaggaacacttgtcctttcatgtgatcccgtatttttcccctcagtatatgAGGGGTTGATGACTGAGGTCACAAGCGTCGTGCTGGTGCAAAGGGTTAATGTGATGTGTATAACTAAATtaagaaaagaagaaaagagTTTGATTTAATCAGGACACACAATAACCTGGTCAAGATTCCTTTGGTGAAGTTACTTTACTTAATTAGACTAGAATGATACCATGGATTGTGAACTTCTTTGCCACAATGAGAAACGTTTCGGTATATACACTAATGATGTTATTAGGCACgtgaatgagtgtagttttacgcgcAGTCAACATTATAGAATTATGCTGACTACTGCATATAACAGACTTATTGTATGATGAACATAGCAGTTTCAAGATGACCAGCTCTTGTGATATATAAAATTGTTAAATGACTAAATGTTAAACTAACATAACTGTAATATACAATACGGTGTGTCTGCACGTGCTTGTCTGTCGGCATGCATGATTTTGCGTTTTGTGTTTCATCGTTCAATGCAATAGTGCAACAAAAGTCCCACCCATTCTCCTATCGACCAATAAGGGTACACTCTATAGTTCGTTAGTGGCGAAATTATtgcatgttatattttttacatggtCCA
The window above is part of the Haliotis asinina isolate JCU_RB_2024 chromosome 1, JCU_Hal_asi_v2, whole genome shotgun sequence genome. Proteins encoded here:
- the LOC137255609 gene encoding transmembrane emp24 domain-containing protein 6-like; translation: MASLYYYLVLTTLLLTSRLCPVCTEKVLGETMDEEFDFDGLPGVQHEFKVEVAAGKEDCFYQFAAEGSKLYVSFNVLRGGDRNINFFLIDQNHAVIDAHYEKPDAMVEADVKEKGYYQVCFDNTQSRYSSKLVYFYVVTIIMDKWTQYMSDVAEIQDLTVNLSTILEGVELSLTDVDKYQMHSRLNVIRDWYLLRANQRYVGYWSSALCVLVLVAGVGQVFFLRRMFRMPVVTPTSKPRA